TTCATTACCTTGCAATGTAATTTctttatacataattataaataatttaccataaataACTAATGTAATCAAACATGATGTAGtcttatacccttttcacatctgcatagATTTGTACCAAGCATACGCGAACCTTGAGAAATCTCTGATGGAAAGTGTAGTTGCGCgctatttgattattattattggtccATTTAATACCCGTGCAATACACGCGCGCAGTAAGAACTCGGAACAAAAACAGGTGTGAGGAGATGTTCTACAAAATAGTattcacactatgcaaacctggttacaagtcGTTACATTTTGCAAATGTGAAAAGGGTTTTAACCAACTATTTGCTAttgttcttttttgttttacagAGTCTAGCAGCTGTGTATCTTGCAACGGGTATATTTGGTTATGAATTTTGGAAAATTACTGTTTATGGATTCGAATGGAGGGTGTTATTAGTTCCTCTTGTATTTTGTAagttaattaaatgtttaattggGTTAGTATCAGATTAATACGTTACTAAgaacaatgtacagtactaaGATAGATTGACTTACTTAAGATGTTTATTGTAGAAtcttttgtgtgtgtgtgtgtgttaccgCTGCGTcggttttgtttttgttttttataccaTGAAATAtgaagggtaaaaaaaaaaattaatacgtTTCTCCACTCATCCATTctatgttactgcagtaactgcagtattaATGATccctaaaaatattaataattatattgattattatattatttattattgtgtatTTATAGTTGGTTCAGCTGGTCTTTCCATACCACAAAGCCTTTACAATATATACAggtaatttactttttaaattattacatttgaAACTGTCCTTTTAATTACGTTTATGAAAGTTAATTTCTATCCAGGTAGAATATAAGATTTGAATGATCAACTGGACttactttattaaaacatcGACATACTTAtagttgaaaaataaaagtttaagtTTGTCagaacaggtttttttttttaagattaaTTTAGTATATTAGACTTTTTAGCataatataccattttatatataaatccaaaggcaaattactgaaaaaatggcaattcagtggctggatctcaatggagatacaaaataaaagctaaATCTAAACGAGaggtaaaacagccagaaaagttagcacagctttcgggcaacactagcccttcatcattttatatatatatatatatataccatttttttaaatatataccaTCGTTTTGGTATGTTCGactgtaatacattatttagaaTTATATACACAAATAGagaacaaataatataatgaatattactattaattttttttctttctttagaGGATACAAGGATGGTACTGGTAAAATGAGGTCTTTTAACAGAGCAATGGAGCCTCTATATCCACTATTTGCCCTGTTTGCATTGTCAACTATCTGGGTTTACTTTTCACCAACTGGTATTTTAGAACTTCAACCAAGAATATTTTGTCTAGCTATTGGTACCATTAATTCAAATATTGCTGTAAGTATTATgacagttattattattatttaaaaaaaagctacTCAAAGAAACTTGTGTCTTCTGCTTTCACTGTTTCAGATGACTTGTGGTTTCAtagagttaagctctgtctacactatcaaactagtttgtcaaaaaaagtgtgatgtgtccacaTCAgatagtgatattcccaaatatggtagtgacatcatgacagcatgtctatatatgggcacatcacatttttttgtcatatcactaccatatttaggcacatcacacttttgttgtcaaactagtttgataatgtagacagagctttacatttgaATACTAGTCTGAGTAGCatataaataaatctaaatattgcAATTTGTACTTCTcctatttatttatgttaaaatactgtagggaagaatgaaagaaaaatatgtatatgtatcatttctttttttagtgTCGTTTGATTATCAGTCAGATGTCGGATACGCTTTGTAATTCGTTTAATCAACTCCTCATTCCACTAGCCCTGTGTGTTGTTTCTGCGTTTGTATTCCATGATAGTACAATAGAGGTATATCTGTTGTACTCTTTGTGTACCATTAGCATTGTTGCGCATGTTCACTACGCTAGTTGTGTGGTAAGTATATTTGAATTTTTGTATACAAACAtagtatattgttattaaatatccTCAAAAATTGAGGAAATTTCGATTAAGCCCTCTGCCATGCCACAGTGTAGCATCTACTATGATAAACACACCGGAAGATATTCCCATACTTTTTTATTAGTTCTTTACCATGTGCATTGTATGTATACAGGACCAACAGCTTTATTTCTCATCTGAAAGTTGAGCTAATATGAGTATAGTATATGGCACAGAAAGGACGGTCTTGAACCCATGCCTCTTATATTCAAACTGATGTCCCTTTCCATTGTGCCATATTAATCTCGATATGAAGTCCGCTATCAGTTATAAATGGTTCCCTTCaagtttaaaaaattgataGCTTTATTccttaattcaattaaaatgaattacttGTTTTCTGTTTTTACAGGTATACCAACTGGCTGACcactttaatattcatattttttcacttaagaaaaagaaagaacGAAAAAGGTAGACAATGTTAcatttttaaccttttaaaTATTTCCTGTAAATAGTTTTGGAAATTAAAGGTAAATATTATACCTCTAAAGTGTTAATTTGGAATTATGGAAAAGTTGTCATTTTAAAATGCCTGTTATTTTAAATGGGGCATAAATTGAGTTTTAAGGGGTTGGCCTACCCTAGTTTCCCACCACCCCACCACGGATGGCTACACTGTTCCAGGGTGAAGATGCACCATTGACTGATATTTTAATATGCAAATGAATATGCAGATTTATGCATTTTCATCTTCTTGTTTAAACAAACCATCTATCTACTCAATTTTTTGGGGTGGAGGAGGTTTGCTGGTGTAAGTATAAGTGTGTGTTCATAATGGTATGTTTGTAGAATGagattttacattttatttacaaattaaaaaaggaTTTAAACAGATTTTTTTGTGTGCAAACTTTGGTAATTTCGTAAGATTCGTTtgctttataattaaattaagatTTATAGGAattaaaggtctgtctacacatcaaactagtttgacaaaagaagtgtgatgtgaacaaatatggtagtgatatgcctaaatatggtagtgatatggcatcgtcatgtccatacaggagcacatcacattttttgtcacatacagtttgatactgtagacagggcttaataTTTGATATCTTCAGttataataatcattcattTGAGAATGTATGATTGTGAGACAGGAGGGGGTGACCTTCCAGCCAATCACATGATATTGTGAGACAGGAGGGGATGACCTTCCAGCCATTCACATGATATTGTGAGACAGGAGGGGGTGACCTTCCAGCCATTCACATGATATTGTGAGACAGGAGGGGGTAACCTTCCAGCCATTCACATGATATTGTGAGACAGGAGGGGGTGACCTTCCAGCCATTCACATGATATTGTGAGACAGGAGGGGGGTGACCTTCCAGCCATTCACATGATATTGTGAGACAGGAGGGGGTGACCTTCCAGCCATTCACATGATATTGTGAGACAGGAGGGGGGTGACCTTCCAGCCATTCACATGATATTGTGAGACAGGAGGGGGTGACCTTCCAGCCAATCACATGATATTGTGAGACAGGAGGGGGTGACCTTCCAGCCAATCACATGATATTGTGAGACAAGAGGGGGTGACCTTCCAGCCAATCACATGATATTGTGAGACAGGAGGTGGTGACCTTCCAGCCAATCACATGATATTGTGAGACAGGAGGGGGATACCTTCCAGTCAATCACATGATGTTTCTCTAGTTGTTACAGGTTTCCTTAACCTTTGTATAATTGACATTATATGCATGTTTGCAGCTTTTttaactctgtctacactatcaaactgtatgtgaaaaaaaaatgtgatgtggcccatatatggacatgatgttgtcatatcactaccacatttggtcatatcactaccattatttggaaaagcacactttttttgtcaaacaagtttgataatgtagacagagctttaagaagTTATAAAAGTGAATTTATATGTGTATCATAAACAGTATTACTACTAAGTGAAGAtggtatatatatgtattatttgttatGCAGACACATCTGAAATTGACACGCCTCAAATTGgaatttgatatttatttacaatttttttgttttcagttCATTTATTCAGTTCCTCCTGCccattttacaataaaaaatcatGTTCATTTTCGGGCATGCagaaatgtctttttttttaaatgatttagcTAAATAATGCAATTGCAATAGTTATAATAGTGATGCTGCAGTTAGTCATGTATTCTTATTGTGTTTTCTATAGCCTAACACATTTGGTATAGTTGTTATTCATTTGATCAACAATATAAGTAATGCTTTGGGTATATGTGTTATATTCTTTATTGTGTGTAAGGTATAcacttaattttaatttgtactAGACTCTGTTGTGCTAGGAACTCCACTAAATAATATAAAGCAAAACATTAAGCCTCAATTTTCAGAATCATTTATTCTGTACTTCAACTGTAGGTACAGTACATTAGGTTATACGCTGAATTAGATTGTTTACGAGTaacgtcgtgaggtggtttcccgattaatcgtacgatcaaaacggtactgggtatgatcaactagcgttcgtgttcccacctaatcatccattcatagaagtactgatgaagatatcaatctgtggcgacaatagaatggacccgagacctgcctatcttcgacttttaaataatagaaagttttgaAAAATTGTGTTAGGGTAGAAATGTACGTAGGCCTATTATGATGTGTATGTTTATTGAAAATGGTAATAGGCGATACGAAAACTGTTATTTAATTGGAGTAAAAATACCCTGGTACAATATATTAGGGATCATGCTAAAATTATTCAACGTTGTACTACCTTAATTTAATTCAGTTGAGTTTTTAAACACAAGATAAAGGTACCTACAGTAGTGTATTGTAGACAATAGGTTTTACTAGGAAAGTTTTGTTCTCAAACTGCAAGTTGATCGTGTTTTCGAACTAAAGTTTGCTAATGTAGAGAGGTTTAATAAGACAGCCAtgcaataaacagtgtgtacGATTACATAGtttgctaaataattgcataattaGTCGAGtcaagtaaacaaaatgtacaataatgttGTCAAGATCTTTTACAAAGAAGATAATTTTTAACCTTTTAATTGAGCAATGCAATCGCAACACTAGATATAATTAAAGTTAAGTCAATTCGTTCATAAGGTCACCACTGCTTATAGAtaatacttatattattattaatttcttctatttttgccaaatttaaatattgattttgtattttaattcctatttattttgtatgtattttttatttttatacattccaatgtaattattattaatcaacaATAAGGTAAGgaaattttatctaaaaattaattttgaatgcATAAAAAGTGATTCAcactattaaaaatgttttatactgAGTTGATTGAATAGTGTGTTGACATATCAATGAAATATAGGGTAGAGATATATGTGACCCTTATTTACCTCaacttaagttctgtctacactatcaaactttatgtgacaaaaaaatgtgatgtgcccatatatgcacatgatgatgttatagactaccttatttgggcttatcacacttttttgtcaaagtaatttgatagtgtggacagagctttagagtaaCTATCCCCAAATAGTTTTTGCCTTGTGTCACTCAGGAAAATATTGAGAATTTTCAAGATTTAACATTTTCGTGAAGGCACCAGCTGATATTAACTTGTTTTAATAAAACACCTTTTTCATGTAATTACTTAGTTTGTTAAGTATATTACTCAATTTGTATAATTCAtgtttcaatataaattattgatgtcattaaatattgtataagtAAACTATTTAATCAATTAACTATAAATACTGGGTAAATATTATCGTAATTAAATGAGGCTGAAATTGTTGCTGAACTCTTTTTTATGTTACTTCTTACCATACATacaaagtaaagctctgtctacactatcaaactagtttgacaaaaaagtatgatgtgcccaaatatggtagtgatatacccaaatatggaagtgatatgcccaaatatagtagggatatgacatcatcatgtccacatttttttgtcacataaagtttgagagtAGAAAGAGCTTAAGGTAACGTGTACGATTATAATAATAAGGAATAGGTTTGGATCCATCTATTTCTAAAGGTCTCTAAAATAATAACATCTGTACCGAATTCAATATAACATATTGTACGTAACAAGACTCCAATGCGCTACAAGAACGTTACAAAGTAAAAATAAGGATGTTTTTCTCGTTTGAATAATATACTGATGGAACTTGTTTCGCGGCGGATCACACAGTAGATAAGTGCAGAGAAAGTACCATAGGAATTGATTCACATTTCCAtccaatattattaataacagcCATAGTTATGTACAATGTAATACTTTAACAATgcatgatatatataatataatatggtatttaaacgGTTAGATCATGGAGTTATATATCACATAGAATTCCATAGATGATATTTTACAACCTGGAAATTTAGACATCGTTCGAAAATCTCCTTGAAAGGTTGTACGATCTCTGATTAGGAGACACTGTTGCGTCAAAATCAAAAGTCTGAGATCTGTGCAGTTGTTTGTGACTTTGCTTTAGTTTCTTGCGTTTTTCCAGATTCCAACTTTGAATTTTAAAACACCCTTGTTCGTTGTAAGTGGAATCATTACTATTATGTAACATATCTAACGGTGCAAGTGTcttgaagaaattcttttccgGAGATAATCTA
This genomic stretch from Antedon mediterranea chromosome 11, ecAntMedi1.1, whole genome shotgun sequence harbors:
- the LOC140062447 gene encoding ethanolaminephosphotransferase 1-like, with amino-acid sequence MPYKYLGKHHLDGFDKYKYNAVDTSPLSNYVMHPLWDKCIKIFPKWLAPNLMTFCGFLLLVFNFLLLSYFDWDFYGSSRLHPAYPIVPTYVWITCGVCQFVAHQLDGMDGKQARRTKSSTPLGELFDHGIDSWVAAFMPIELYSCFSRCEEDYGKNVFILFWILWNIVGVFTISHWEKYNTGVLFLPWGYDISQLSLAAVYLATGIFGYEFWKITVYGFEWRVLLVPLVFFGSAGLSIPQSLYNIYRGYKDGTGKMRSFNRAMEPLYPLFALFALSTIWVYFSPTGILELQPRIFCLAIGTINSNIACRLIISQMSDTLCNSFNQLLIPLALCVVSAFVFHDSTIEVYLLYSLCTISIVAHVHYASCVVYQLADHFNIHIFSLKKKKERKR